A region from the Kribbella shirazensis genome encodes:
- a CDS encoding DUF4328 domain-containing protein, producing the protein MPSRGSQVPLDRWFSSERAMGIAASILIGLVTVTTWSTAWSDWNLYRTRKLYGNDPDKLAEADLISGSLGIVAALALLAAAVVFIVWLWRVRWNAEMFCRGEHRFTRGWVLGCWLVPVVNLWYPKQVVDDIVAASDQRTDPLTPALKDIPGTQLVWAWWLTWVAGLVTGNIVQRGVLVGASQLGDLRTNVILSSVSALFTTGAAVLAVILIQRIDEMQSQRAWVPWWAVGAPHSGFQPPAR; encoded by the coding sequence ATGCCGAGCCGCGGGTCGCAGGTACCGCTGGATCGGTGGTTCAGTTCCGAGCGGGCGATGGGGATCGCCGCGTCGATCCTGATCGGGCTGGTCACCGTCACCACGTGGTCGACCGCGTGGTCGGACTGGAACCTGTACCGGACCCGCAAGCTGTACGGCAACGATCCGGACAAACTGGCCGAGGCCGACCTGATCTCCGGCTCGCTCGGCATCGTCGCCGCGCTCGCACTGCTCGCGGCCGCGGTGGTCTTCATCGTGTGGCTGTGGCGGGTCCGGTGGAACGCGGAGATGTTCTGCCGCGGCGAGCACCGCTTCACCCGCGGCTGGGTGCTTGGCTGCTGGCTCGTCCCGGTCGTCAACCTCTGGTACCCGAAGCAGGTCGTCGACGACATCGTCGCCGCCAGCGACCAGCGCACCGATCCACTGACCCCGGCCCTCAAGGACATCCCGGGAACGCAGCTGGTCTGGGCCTGGTGGCTGACCTGGGTGGCCGGCCTGGTCACCGGCAACATCGTGCAAAGAGGTGTGCTCGTCGGCGCGTCGCAGCTCGGAGACCTGCGGACGAACGTCATACTCTCCTCCGTCTCGGCGCTGTTCACCACCGGCGCGGCCGTGCTCGCGGTGATCCTGATCCAGCGGATCGACGAAATGCAGAGCCAGCGCGCCTGGGTGCCCTGGTGGGCGGTCGGGGCACCGCACAGCGGCTTCCAACCACCTGCGCGGTAA
- a CDS encoding TetR family transcriptional regulator, which translates to MTGLRARTRGAVRAQLAEVAIGLFLERGYDATTVDDIAVAAGLSKRSFFRYFATKDDVVFHGADAVAERIARELEVAEGDDWECLRQVLTSWQDEIYASGRVLELVESSSALRARMVEKRDELRRLVSAALVARPGSTLEPYSAELLTAAAGAVLDAAAQEWLRNGGDRAALIKRGFEELGPRRR; encoded by the coding sequence GTGACGGGACTTCGGGCGCGGACACGGGGCGCGGTGCGAGCACAGCTGGCCGAGGTGGCGATCGGGTTGTTCCTCGAGCGCGGGTACGACGCGACGACGGTCGACGACATCGCGGTGGCCGCCGGGCTGTCGAAGCGGAGCTTCTTCCGGTACTTCGCGACGAAGGACGACGTGGTGTTCCACGGAGCCGATGCGGTCGCGGAGCGGATCGCGCGGGAGCTCGAGGTCGCGGAGGGCGACGACTGGGAGTGCTTGCGGCAGGTGCTGACCAGTTGGCAGGACGAGATCTACGCGTCGGGCCGAGTGCTCGAACTGGTGGAGTCGTCGTCGGCGCTGCGCGCACGCATGGTGGAGAAGCGCGACGAGTTGCGCCGGTTGGTCAGCGCGGCGCTGGTGGCTCGCCCGGGATCCACGCTCGAGCCGTACTCCGCCGAACTCCTGACCGCGGCCGCGGGCGCCGTACTGGACGCCGCCGCCCAGGAATGGCTACGGAACGGCGGCGACCGGGCGGCCTTGATCAAACGCGGCTTCGAGGAGCTGGGCCCGCGTCGACGGTGA
- a CDS encoding peptidylprolyl isomerase, with protein MAEELYATLQTNKGDVVIRLFPNHAPKTVSNFVGLADGSKEWTDPETGEQVTRPFYDGLTFHRVIDGFMIQGGCPLGTGTGTPGYQFDDEIHPELQFDRPYLLAMANAGIQFGHGTNGSQFFVTVIPTPHLNRKHTIFGEVADDDSKKVVDAIATAKTAPGDRPLEPIVINKVVVERKNA; from the coding sequence GTGGCCGAAGAGCTGTACGCGACCCTGCAGACGAACAAGGGTGACGTCGTCATCAGGTTGTTCCCGAACCACGCGCCGAAGACGGTGAGCAACTTCGTCGGCCTCGCCGACGGCAGCAAGGAGTGGACCGACCCGGAGACCGGGGAGCAGGTCACCCGGCCGTTCTACGACGGCCTCACCTTCCACCGGGTGATCGACGGGTTCATGATCCAGGGCGGCTGCCCGCTCGGCACCGGTACCGGCACGCCGGGGTACCAGTTCGACGACGAGATCCACCCGGAGCTCCAGTTCGACCGTCCGTACCTGCTCGCGATGGCGAACGCCGGCATCCAGTTCGGCCACGGCACCAACGGGTCGCAGTTCTTCGTCACCGTGATTCCGACCCCGCACCTGAACCGCAAGCACACCATCTTCGGTGAGGTCGCCGACGACGACTCGAAGAAGGTCGTCGACGCGATCGCGACCGCGAAGACCGCGCCGGGCGACCGGCCGCTCGAGCCGATCGTGATCAACAAGGTCGTCGTCGAGCGCAAGAACGCCTAG
- a CDS encoding DUF4328 domain-containing protein, which produces MSHPQALLTAAEDQEDWQPHAAEEFQQVGTVGKIAIGLLGASTVTHLLSTWSDWNTYSVVHRYLGGMPNVDDADLNRADAIAKVTAVPNVIISVAAAVVFVIWLWRARVNSEVFCQADHRRSHGWVLASWFCPGPNLWYPKQIVDDVWLASDPKTPVYSDDLRRFRTPTLTSVWWVAWIGALAFDVVVRRFLMWMEATVGSLRGIALAGTASLVLTAVSAVAATMVIRKINHMQTTRKWVPWWDQGPKLSAVPSYDAAAAAPSYANDDTDEQPAIAEPIAPSLGLVREPQLQMAGGPQAPMGSPFAPAAQAPAPQGPAPQAPAPYAPAPQPPAPFAPAAQQQPPAPSPFAPAPPAPQGFPGDGAAAPAAFTGPPQAEEAPQWSPFAPVVESWRDDDGGPATEQFNPIDTWQDEKPVEETTYEAPQTAATSWEEYRSTVAQDPLGTTGSWRDEVAPMTVVQPDPYAYQPEPSYETSYQPERSYQPEPSYQPEPTYQPEPAYQPEPQPAEEPWAARYSEPYSYESDYLTSTSSPAESFEAPVPAPEPEPAPVARAGRRAARVAVDSPSAIQPAVPNHSTQPEYPDHSTQSAYPDHTVYGQSEHTQPSSHVSASSGYYEPAPVPRLDEQDDFLTPSKPLPPVPSYGPEPSHSASDEYTNYGTTYNSDYSSNSYEHEGYNSNSGSEYSSTESYETYSPNYATESYGSQYQQESTEYQQQSPYSYDQQQPADPEQPSAPRTHPRRGRWI; this is translated from the coding sequence GTGAGCCACCCGCAGGCATTACTCACTGCTGCCGAGGATCAGGAAGATTGGCAGCCGCACGCGGCTGAGGAGTTCCAGCAGGTCGGGACGGTCGGCAAGATCGCCATCGGACTGCTGGGCGCATCGACGGTCACTCACCTGCTGTCCACCTGGTCCGACTGGAACACGTACTCGGTCGTGCACCGCTACCTCGGCGGGATGCCGAACGTCGACGACGCGGACCTGAACCGCGCCGACGCGATCGCCAAGGTGACCGCGGTCCCGAACGTGATCATCTCGGTCGCCGCCGCCGTCGTGTTCGTCATCTGGTTGTGGCGGGCCCGGGTCAACTCCGAGGTGTTCTGCCAGGCCGACCATCGCCGCAGCCACGGCTGGGTGCTGGCGAGCTGGTTCTGCCCCGGCCCGAACCTCTGGTACCCGAAGCAGATCGTCGACGACGTCTGGCTCGCCAGCGATCCCAAGACCCCTGTCTACAGCGACGACCTGCGCCGGTTCAGGACTCCGACCCTCACGTCCGTGTGGTGGGTCGCCTGGATCGGCGCTCTCGCGTTCGACGTGGTGGTCCGCCGGTTCCTGATGTGGATGGAGGCGACCGTCGGGTCGCTGCGCGGTATCGCCCTCGCCGGTACGGCGTCCCTGGTACTGACCGCTGTCTCCGCCGTCGCCGCGACGATGGTGATCCGCAAGATCAACCACATGCAGACCACCCGCAAGTGGGTGCCGTGGTGGGACCAAGGCCCGAAGCTGAGCGCTGTCCCGTCGTACGACGCCGCGGCCGCCGCCCCGTCGTACGCGAACGACGACACCGACGAGCAGCCGGCGATCGCCGAGCCGATCGCGCCCTCGCTCGGCCTGGTCCGCGAGCCGCAGCTGCAGATGGCCGGCGGACCGCAGGCGCCGATGGGCAGCCCGTTCGCGCCCGCCGCGCAGGCCCCGGCTCCGCAGGGCCCGGCTCCGCAAGCCCCGGCGCCGTACGCTCCGGCACCGCAGCCGCCGGCTCCGTTCGCTCCGGCCGCGCAGCAGCAGCCCCCCGCCCCGAGCCCGTTCGCGCCGGCACCGCCCGCGCCGCAGGGCTTCCCGGGTGACGGCGCCGCCGCCCCGGCCGCGTTCACCGGGCCGCCGCAGGCCGAGGAAGCGCCGCAGTGGAGCCCGTTCGCCCCGGTCGTGGAGAGCTGGCGGGACGACGACGGCGGCCCGGCGACCGAGCAGTTCAACCCGATCGACACCTGGCAGGACGAGAAGCCGGTCGAGGAAACGACGTACGAGGCGCCGCAGACCGCCGCGACGAGCTGGGAGGAGTACCGCAGCACGGTCGCCCAGGACCCGCTCGGTACGACGGGCAGCTGGCGCGACGAGGTCGCCCCGATGACCGTGGTCCAGCCGGACCCGTACGCGTACCAGCCCGAGCCGTCGTACGAGACGTCGTACCAGCCTGAGCGGTCGTACCAGCCGGAGCCGAGCTACCAGCCCGAGCCGACCTACCAGCCGGAGCCCGCGTACCAGCCGGAGCCGCAGCCGGCCGAGGAGCCGTGGGCCGCGCGCTACTCCGAGCCGTACTCCTACGAGTCCGACTACCTCACCTCGACGTCCTCCCCCGCGGAGTCGTTCGAGGCCCCCGTGCCCGCACCCGAGCCTGAGCCCGCGCCAGTTGCGCGCGCCGGCCGCCGGGCCGCTCGGGTCGCGGTCGACAGCCCGTCGGCGATCCAGCCGGCGGTACCGAACCACTCGACGCAGCCGGAGTACCCGGATCACTCGACGCAGTCGGCATACCCGGACCACACCGTCTACGGCCAGTCCGAGCACACGCAGCCGTCGTCGCACGTGAGCGCCTCGTCCGGGTACTACGAGCCGGCGCCGGTCCCGCGGCTCGACGAGCAGGACGACTTCCTGACCCCGTCGAAGCCGCTCCCGCCGGTGCCGTCGTACGGTCCGGAGCCGTCGCACTCCGCGTCCGACGAGTACACGAACTACGGGACGACGTACAACTCGGACTACAGCTCGAACAGCTACGAGCACGAGGGCTACAACAGCAACAGTGGCTCCGAGTACAGCAGCACCGAGTCGTACGAGACCTACAGCCCGAACTACGCCACCGAGTCGTACGGTTCGCAGTACCAGCAGGAGTCCACCGAGTACCAGCAGCAGTCGCCGTACTCGTACGACCAGCAGCAGCCCGCCGACCCCGAGCAGCCCTCCGCTCCCCGGACCCACCCACGCCGTGGCCGCTGGATCTGA
- a CDS encoding FAD-binding oxidoreductase encodes MTNESDLPVVQLTPGRWGDPSHPVQLPTAARDALKHLGVKHPTPPRDETPGDAARGTATGGAPAAAEDRPGLTGSQLNFLSMVVGSQYVASDLDSRWAHTRGYSTTDLLRFRAGDTSDMPDAVVYPASHEEVQNLLTSAAEHDLAVVPYSGGTSVVGGLAPTRRFITVDLHRLDHLVDLDEISRTATFQAGVRGPAAEALLAERGYTLGHFPQSYEGASIGGYAAARSSGQSSAGYGRFDQMVVGLTLATPRGTIELGRAPMSAAGPDLRQLVLGSEGAFGIITSVVVRIRPRPTERHFEGWRFESFDAGLAAVRRLAQDGPLPTVLRLSDEVETAVNLADPDVLGGGSGGVLAIIGFDGPYNQATAGVLTAAGGENLGEGPGETWRTGRYRAPYLRDPLLDEGALVETLETAAFWSRIPALKAAVTEALVGALSATPPLVLCHISHVYETGASLYFTVICAQTDDPVEQWRTAKRAANQAIADAGGTISHHHGVGTDHRDAYGAEIGPLAVEALRAVKTTLDPDAVTNPGILLPEGD; translated from the coding sequence GTGACGAACGAATCCGACCTCCCGGTGGTACAACTCACGCCCGGCCGGTGGGGCGACCCGTCCCACCCGGTACAACTCCCCACCGCCGCCCGCGACGCCCTCAAACATCTCGGCGTAAAACACCCCACCCCACCCAGGGATGAAACACCCGGCGATGCAGCGCGTGGTACTGCGACCGGTGGGGCGCCTGCCGCAGCAGAGGACCGTCCAGGGCTGACCGGCTCGCAGCTCAACTTCCTGTCGATGGTCGTGGGCTCTCAGTACGTGGCCTCTGACTTGGACTCTCGGTGGGCGCACACCCGCGGCTACTCGACGACCGACCTTCTCCGCTTCCGCGCCGGCGACACCTCCGACATGCCGGACGCGGTCGTCTACCCTGCCTCCCACGAAGAGGTACAGAACCTGCTCACCAGCGCCGCCGAGCACGACCTCGCGGTCGTCCCGTACTCCGGCGGCACCTCGGTAGTAGGCGGTCTCGCCCCCACGCGCCGCTTCATCACAGTGGATCTCCACCGCCTGGACCACCTCGTCGACCTGGACGAGATCTCGCGCACCGCCACGTTCCAAGCCGGCGTGCGCGGCCCGGCAGCCGAGGCACTGCTGGCGGAGCGCGGCTACACGCTCGGCCACTTCCCCCAGTCCTACGAGGGCGCCTCGATCGGCGGGTACGCGGCAGCGCGGTCGAGCGGCCAGTCGTCTGCGGGGTACGGCCGGTTCGACCAGATGGTCGTCGGACTCACCCTGGCCACGCCCCGCGGCACGATCGAACTCGGACGCGCCCCGATGTCCGCCGCCGGACCTGACCTGCGTCAGCTCGTCCTCGGCTCGGAGGGCGCGTTCGGGATCATCACGTCGGTCGTCGTACGAATCCGTCCGCGACCAACCGAGCGACACTTCGAAGGCTGGCGGTTCGAGAGCTTCGACGCGGGGCTGGCCGCCGTACGACGGCTCGCACAGGACGGCCCGCTGCCGACGGTGCTCCGGCTGTCGGACGAGGTGGAGACCGCAGTGAACCTGGCCGACCCCGACGTGCTCGGCGGCGGATCCGGTGGTGTGCTCGCGATCATCGGCTTCGACGGCCCGTACAACCAAGCCACCGCGGGCGTGCTGACCGCGGCGGGTGGTGAGAATCTCGGCGAGGGTCCCGGTGAGACGTGGCGCACCGGCCGGTACCGCGCGCCGTACCTCCGCGATCCACTGCTCGACGAAGGCGCGTTGGTCGAGACCCTCGAGACTGCAGCCTTCTGGTCCCGGATCCCGGCGCTGAAGGCAGCCGTCACCGAGGCGCTCGTCGGCGCGTTGAGCGCGACGCCGCCGTTGGTCCTCTGCCATATCTCACACGTCTACGAAACGGGCGCCTCGCTCTACTTCACTGTCATCTGCGCACAGACCGACGACCCGGTCGAGCAGTGGCGGACGGCGAAGCGCGCCGCCAACCAGGCGATCGCGGACGCCGGCGGCACGATCTCCCACCATCACGGCGTCGGCACCGACCACCGCGACGCGTACGGCGCCGAGATCGGACCGCTGGCGGTGGAAGCCTTGCGGGCCGTCAAGACGACGCTTGATCCCGACGCCGTGACGAACCCGGGCATCCTGTTGCCCGAGGGGGATTGA
- a CDS encoding S-adenosylmethionine:tRNA ribosyltransferase-isomerase, which yields MTVHPHTRFDLPDALSAGEPPEARGLSRDQVKLLVAEGSTITHSRFDRLGEHLRPGDLLLVNTSGTLAAAVDGSPYTVHFSAPLDNGTWVVELRDCGAPMFDGTAGQEVELPEGVLTLLAPYQSGANRLWIARPPVVDVLGYLQRHGRPITYNYVGKRWPLASYQTVFAREPGSAEMPSAARPFSFELVSRLAAQGVLIAPIVLHCGVSSPESHEPPMAERYDVPAHTARLVNWVKSNGGRVIAVGTTAVRAIESATTGDGIVTASRGWTDLVLSPERPPQVVDGLITGWHAPEASHLLLLESVAGPDQVQRAYDAAVQHHYLWHEFGDTCLLLR from the coding sequence GTGACAGTGCACCCACACACCAGATTCGACCTGCCCGATGCACTGAGTGCTGGTGAACCTCCCGAGGCACGTGGTCTGTCGCGGGACCAGGTGAAGCTGCTGGTCGCGGAGGGGTCGACCATCACGCACAGCCGGTTCGACCGGCTCGGCGAGCACCTGCGGCCGGGTGACCTGTTGCTGGTGAACACCTCAGGCACGCTGGCAGCTGCCGTCGACGGTTCGCCGTACACCGTGCACTTCTCCGCACCGCTCGACAACGGCACCTGGGTCGTTGAGCTGCGCGACTGTGGTGCACCGATGTTCGACGGTACGGCGGGACAGGAGGTGGAGCTGCCCGAGGGCGTGCTGACGCTGCTGGCGCCGTACCAGAGCGGGGCGAACCGGCTGTGGATCGCCAGGCCGCCGGTGGTTGACGTGCTCGGGTACCTGCAGCGGCACGGGCGGCCGATCACCTACAACTACGTGGGGAAGCGCTGGCCGCTGGCGTCGTACCAGACTGTCTTCGCGCGCGAGCCGGGCAGCGCGGAGATGCCGAGTGCTGCCAGACCGTTCAGCTTCGAGCTGGTGAGTCGCTTGGCGGCGCAGGGCGTGCTGATCGCGCCGATCGTCCTGCACTGCGGCGTCTCCTCACCCGAGAGCCACGAGCCACCCATGGCCGAGCGGTACGACGTACCCGCGCACACGGCTCGTCTGGTGAACTGGGTGAAGTCCAACGGCGGACGGGTGATCGCAGTAGGCACCACCGCTGTCCGCGCCATCGAATCTGCCACCACTGGAGACGGCATAGTCACCGCGTCCCGCGGCTGGACCGACCTGGTCCTCAGCCCGGAGCGTCCTCCACAGGTGGTCGACGGCCTCATCACCGGTTGGCACGCCCCCGAAGCGTCCCACCTGCTCCTCCTGGAGTCAGTCGCCGGCCCCGACCAGGTCCAACGCGCCTACGACGCCGCCGTCCAACACCACTACCTCTGGCACGAATTCGGCGACACCTGCCTCCTACTGCGCTGA
- a CDS encoding SDR family NAD(P)-dependent oxidoreductase, which yields MMQGRTALVTGSTGGIGWETARELADRGARVILVGRDPGRAAAAAERIRQRTRGTAEWIAADLTRQAGIREVAEKVAQRHQSLHVLVNNFGYAPPQRELTPDGIELTFAANVLAPFLLTQLLLPELRAGAGRVVNLTGGIPNGPIDVTNLQAEKRFLGWKFSQYNHCKTALMAMSYEFARTTDGITVNVAYPGHASTPGNRAMPMRAFPWAYRPIVPALRILGPVLLKDIAKASRSSVQLATSPELEGVTGKYFDTNATESAWPDSVLDERTRSAVWNLCTSTYAAGRSAQ from the coding sequence ATGATGCAAGGTCGTACGGCGTTGGTCACCGGAAGCACCGGCGGAATCGGCTGGGAGACCGCCCGCGAACTGGCCGACCGTGGCGCGCGGGTGATCCTGGTCGGTCGCGATCCCGGCCGGGCGGCCGCGGCGGCGGAGCGGATCAGGCAGCGAACCCGCGGTACGGCGGAATGGATCGCCGCCGACCTCACTCGCCAGGCCGGGATCCGCGAGGTCGCGGAGAAGGTTGCCCAACGCCACCAATCCCTGCACGTACTGGTGAACAACTTCGGCTATGCCCCGCCCCAGCGCGAGCTGACGCCGGACGGTATCGAACTCACGTTCGCCGCCAACGTGCTCGCACCGTTCCTGCTGACCCAGCTCCTGCTTCCCGAACTGCGGGCCGGTGCCGGCCGGGTCGTCAACCTCACCGGCGGGATCCCGAACGGCCCGATCGACGTGACGAACCTCCAAGCGGAGAAGCGCTTTCTCGGCTGGAAGTTCAGCCAGTACAACCACTGCAAGACCGCGCTGATGGCGATGAGCTACGAGTTCGCCCGGACCACGGACGGCATCACCGTCAACGTCGCGTACCCCGGCCACGCGTCGACCCCGGGCAATCGCGCGATGCCGATGCGGGCCTTCCCCTGGGCCTACCGTCCGATCGTTCCGGCGCTCAGGATTCTCGGTCCGGTTCTCCTCAAGGACATCGCGAAGGCGTCCCGGTCGAGCGTCCAGCTGGCGACAAGCCCCGAACTTGAAGGTGTCACGGGCAAGTACTTCGACACGAACGCCACCGAGTCGGCCTGGCCCGACAGCGTCCTGGACGAACGCACCCGTTCAGCGGTCTGGAACCTCTGTACTTCGACGTACGCGGCCGGTCGGTCAGCGCAGTAG
- a CDS encoding rhomboid family intramembrane serine protease: MTETVCYRHPDRPAGVRCQRCDRPICPACMNSAAVGFQCPSCFTEGVRSVPRTRTSLGGIQRAGNQQIITYTLLALNVLVFIGVRSGSPQLLSDLVMVPVLTETEPWRLLTSAFTHVQFFHIFSNLFMLWQLGPPLEQMLGRLRFTVLYLLSALGGSVAVWFLSSPGGATLGASGAVLGLVGALLVISRARGLDITWILMYVAVTAVLSFVIPNVSWQGHLGGFVTGAAVAWILLQLSNHNRRNKQNA, encoded by the coding sequence GTGACCGAGACCGTCTGCTACCGGCACCCGGATCGGCCCGCCGGCGTGCGCTGCCAGCGCTGCGACCGGCCGATCTGCCCGGCGTGCATGAACAGCGCCGCCGTCGGATTCCAGTGCCCTAGCTGCTTCACCGAAGGTGTCCGCTCGGTCCCGCGGACCCGGACCTCGCTGGGCGGTATCCAGCGCGCCGGCAACCAGCAGATCATCACCTACACACTGCTGGCGCTCAACGTCCTGGTTTTCATCGGCGTCCGCTCCGGCAGCCCGCAACTGCTCAGCGACTTGGTGATGGTCCCGGTACTGACCGAGACCGAGCCGTGGCGACTGCTCACGTCGGCCTTCACCCACGTGCAGTTCTTTCACATCTTCTCGAACCTGTTCATGCTCTGGCAGTTGGGTCCGCCCCTGGAGCAGATGCTCGGCCGGCTGCGGTTCACCGTCCTGTACCTGTTGTCCGCGCTGGGCGGCAGCGTCGCGGTCTGGTTCCTGTCGTCCCCCGGCGGAGCAACCCTCGGCGCGTCCGGCGCCGTACTGGGCCTGGTCGGCGCCCTCCTGGTGATCAGCCGCGCCCGCGGCTTGGACATCACCTGGATCCTGATGTACGTCGCAGTGACCGCGGTCCTGTCCTTCGTCATCCCCAACGTCTCCTGGCAAGGCCACCTCGGCGGCTTCGTCACCGGCGCCGCCGTCGCCTGGATCCTCCTCCAACTCAGCAACCACAACCGCCGCAACAAACAAAACGCCTAG
- a CDS encoding SDR family NAD(P)-dependent oxidoreductase, with translation MTPDASNRPVALITGASAGLGLALAHGLADRGWALVIDARGAEALKNAADALADRTDVVPLAGDVTDPDHRADLADAITELGRLDLLINNASYLGPSPLQALAAADLDELRRVYEVDVLAPIALTQALLPALTTASGVVVNISSDAAVEAYETWGGYGSAKAALDHVTRVLAAEHPALAVYAVDPGDLRTAMHQAAFPGEDISDRPEPATVVPAFLQLLDSRPASGRYRAAEFAPAVTS, from the coding sequence ATGACACCTGATGCTTCGAACCGTCCTGTCGCTCTCATCACCGGCGCATCCGCCGGTCTCGGCCTCGCGCTGGCACACGGGTTGGCCGATCGTGGCTGGGCGCTGGTGATCGACGCCCGTGGTGCGGAAGCGCTCAAAAACGCGGCGGACGCGTTGGCGGACCGTACCGACGTCGTACCGCTGGCCGGTGACGTCACCGACCCGGACCACCGCGCCGACCTCGCGGATGCGATCACGGAACTCGGCCGCCTCGACCTGCTCATCAACAACGCCAGCTACCTCGGCCCGAGCCCACTACAGGCCCTGGCCGCGGCAGATCTCGACGAGCTCCGTCGCGTCTACGAGGTCGACGTACTGGCACCGATCGCACTCACACAGGCCCTGCTTCCCGCACTCACCACAGCCTCCGGTGTGGTGGTCAACATCAGCTCTGACGCCGCAGTGGAGGCCTACGAGACCTGGGGTGGCTACGGCTCCGCCAAGGCGGCTCTTGACCACGTGACTCGGGTTCTGGCCGCAGAGCATCCGGCACTGGCTGTGTACGCCGTTGACCCGGGTGATCTGCGTACTGCGATGCACCAGGCCGCGTTCCCGGGTGAGGACATCTCGGACCGGCCTGAGCCCGCGACCGTCGTACCGGCGTTCCTGCAGTTGCTGGACAGCCGGCCGGCGAGTGGTAGGTACCGAGCAGCCGAGTTCGCGCCGGCGGTGACGTCGTGA
- a CDS encoding methylated-DNA--[protein]-cysteine S-methyltransferase: MYWSVVDSPIGDLTLAVDETGLCRLHFGATDRPLGTAPLLTEAAEQLKAYFAGELQEFALPLSVRGGSDFERAVWTQLTRIPYGEMQTYGDVAKIVGDAGAARAVGTACNRNPIAIVVPCHRVVGAGGKMVGFGGGIPTKRHLLELEARVSFETQWT; the protein is encoded by the coding sequence ATGTACTGGTCCGTGGTCGATTCGCCGATCGGCGACCTCACGCTCGCGGTCGACGAGACCGGGCTGTGCCGGCTGCACTTCGGCGCCACCGATCGCCCGCTCGGCACCGCCCCGCTCCTCACCGAGGCCGCCGAGCAGCTGAAGGCGTACTTCGCCGGCGAGCTCCAGGAGTTCGCCCTTCCGCTGTCGGTCCGCGGCGGCTCCGACTTCGAGCGCGCGGTCTGGACCCAGCTCACCCGGATCCCGTACGGCGAGATGCAGACGTACGGCGACGTGGCGAAGATCGTCGGCGACGCGGGCGCCGCCCGTGCCGTCGGTACGGCGTGCAACCGCAACCCGATCGCGATCGTCGTGCCCTGTCACCGGGTGGTCGGCGCCGGCGGCAAGATGGTCGGCTTCGGCGGCGGTATCCCGACCAAGCGCCACCTACTCGAACTCGAGGCCCGGGTCAGCTTCGAGACGCAGTGGACCTAG